Genomic segment of Caldanaerobius polysaccharolyticus DSM 13641:
CTCCAAAGCCTGTATAGAGCATGTAGTATCTGTCATCCACCTTAGTTATCCTGGGGTCCTCTACTCCCCACCCTTCCTGCTCTGTCTCACCTACCATAATGGGCTCACTTAACCTTTCAAAACTTACGCCGTCGTCACTTACGGCGTATCCAATAGAAGATACAAATTTATACATTTCTTCCGGTTTTTCGGTGTTTAAGACAAATTCATTGTCAGATGCCCTGTAGAACAGGTGGAATTTACCACCTTCATAAATCGCCGCTGCATTAAAAACCGCTGCTCTTTCCCAACCATGTTCCTTTATTGGAGATAATACCGGTTTATCTGATAACCTCTTGAGCTTAAACAATCCTACGACTCCTTTCTGCAGACATTATTCCTTTAAACCTGTAAAAGATATTCCTTCTACAAAATAGCGCTGAGCAATGAAAAACAAAACTATAATCGGCAAAGCAATGACTATGGACATAGCCATTAAATAATTCCACTTTGGCGCCTCATTTACCCCTCCCATAAAGAAATACATACCTAAGTTCATCGTGTACTTATTCATATCAGTGAGATAAATCAATGGACCTAAGAAATCATTCCAGTAGCCTTTAAAGGCAAATATGCTCACAGCCACCAGCGCTGTCTTTAGCTGAGGTAGCAACACATAGTAAAATGTCTGAAAAGGAGATGCGCCGTCTATTTCTGCAGCATCATCCAATTCTGTAGGAATACCCATGAAAAACTGGCGCAACAGGAATATATAAAACGGTCCCCATGCCGTCCACGCCCTTAGTACCAGAGGGTCAAACTGGCCTACTAAACCCAATTTATTCCATATTATAAAAGTAGGTATTAAAGTTACGTGGAAAGGCAACATCATTGTGCTCAAAAGTATGAAAAAGATTATATCCCTGCCCGGAAACTTAAACCGAGCAAATCCGTAAGCTACAACTGTCTCGCTGATTATCTCTGCTGTCATTCCTAGCGCCACAATGAATAATGTATTGAAAAGATATTTAGAAAATGGTACCGAGTTCCATGCATCTATAAAATTTCTCCACTTTAACGGTTTCGGAATCCATACCGGTGGCCATTGAAAAATATCAGCGTTGGTCTTTAAAGCAGTGGATAGCATCCAGAAAAAAGGTATTAAAATCACAATCGCAATCGCTATAATTATTATATAACTTAAAACAGTAGTTGCAACCCTATTTCTCTTTATAGAGCCACTGATTTTAAAGCTGTTCTCCAATATGCTCACCTCCTATCTCTTAATTTCTCCCTCGTAATGCACCCACGCAGGTGTCGTCTTAAACACCAAGAGGGTAAGCACAAGAATTATCGTAAACAACACCCATGCAATGGCCGACGCTTCTCCCATATGAAGCTGCGTAAAACCACGCTCGTAAACCAGTTGGTTCATAAACTTCCCTGCAGCCGTGGTGGGGCGCACAAACATGGCGACAGTGAATATCTGCAAGGCACCGATCATCCCCATAACGATCTGCAACAATATAACCGGAGATATCATGGGCACAGTGACATTCCAGAACTTCTTGAAAGGACTTGCACCGTCCAAATCAGCCACCTCATACAAACTCCGCGGTACTTCTTGTAATGCAGCTAAAAACACTACGGTATTTGTGCCGAAAATACCCCATATGCTCATAATGATAAACGCAGGCAATACGAATTTAGGATCGCCAAACCAGTTAGGCTTTTGCACCCCAAACAGCAGCAAAAAAGGCTTTGCTATATAATTTATCAGGCCAGATTCGCTGTTAAACAACCATCTCCATAGCAAAGCTACTGCCACATCAGGGAGAACTGCAGGCAAATAGTATATCGTTCTGAAAACCCCTATGCCTTTAATCTTTCTGTTTAAAAGCATAGCCACAAGCAATGAGCCAATTACCCCTATGGGTAAAGTCAAAAACGCATATAATAAAGTAATGCGGACAGAAGGCCAGAATTCTATATCCTTTGTAAAGAGAAAGATGTAATTGCCAAGTCCTACCCACTTAGGCGTGCCAAAAAGCCGGTAGTCTGTAAAGCTCAAATAAAATGAATATATTAACGGAAATGCAGTAAAAATTAGAAATCCCACGACCCATGGAGAAATAAGGGCAAAGCCTATGGCTTCCCTTTGTTTCCAGCCCAAGCGTCGAAGTAAAGCGTATATCGCGACTCCAATTAACAAAAGAATTATAGGCGTAATAAGCCATCGCTCAAAAGTACCAGCAAAACCTTCCATAGCTTCACCTCTTTCATTAAGATAAAGGAGGCAAGCAACACCTCCTTTATCCCACTTTACAAATTATTTTTTAGGCAACTTAGCGTCAAGCTGCGGCTTTACAACAGGAATCAGCTTATCAGGATCCCCATGGTTATTGATAATCGGATCCATTAACTGAGTCCAAAAGACATTATCCCAATCCGGATAGTTCTCATAGTACCTGTACTGTCTTCCGTAGGACATAGATTTTATGATAACCGGCATAGCCTCTGCTCTTTCCGGATGGAGCTTTTTCATATTGTCAAGAGTAACCATGGACTTCCTTGGCGGCATAACTTTCCACTGATGAATGGCATCAGTTAAGTCAATAAACGCCTGAAATGCTGCATCAGGATTCTTGGTCTTAGCGTTGATGCCCATTCCCAAAACATCCACTAGAGTCGCCCTTTTACCCGTAGGACCAGCCGGCACTTCACTTACTACACATTTGAAGCTTACTTTGTTTTCAAGATTATCCGCAGCCCCACCCATGAACATCGCCACTTGCTGGTCTTTAAACATGGTATCAAAGCCGCGATCCTTTATTATCTGTTGTGATGGGACCATAGGGCTATTTACTAAATCAGCGTAGAATTTGAAAGCTGCCTTAGCTTGAGGAGTATCTATAGGCGATGTACTAAAATCAGGTGCTATAACATCTCCACCGTTTTGCCATACAAACATCTGTACAGGAGGCCATCCGTTGAGAGTAAATCCCCATTGTTTTACGTTTTTAGCATCAAATCCACTTTCTCCAGGATGCTTACCGTTCTGATCAACAGTCAACTTTTTAGCTGCTTCCACAAATTTATCCCAGTTCCACGTCTCATCAGGCAACGGAACCCCTGCTTTATCAAATAAATCCTTATTCACGTAAAGCACTACAGGTTGTTCAATCCATGGGAGCCCATATATCCTATCGTTCACTTTAAACGGCTGCAAAGCCACATCAAAATAATCAGAGACTTTAGCAGCTGGATCCTTAGAAGACGCCAGCTTATCCGTTATGTCCATCATAGCTCCTCTTGCCGCAAGCTGTGCCGCCCTTTGGGCACTAACCCAGAACAAATCGGGTCCACTGCTCCCTGAAAGCTGCGTTGTCAAGCGCGTATCGTAATCTGCAGGATTAGAGTCTTGCACGATCTTATAGGTATCTGATTTTTTATTTAACTTGTCTATAATTCCTTGTAACTCCTTTGCTTCATCGGCTCCAGCCCATGTAGAAAGGCGAATAGTAACCTTTTCCTTTTTCTGTTGACTGACATTGTTCTGGGATTTTGATGATCCACCTGAGCATCCCGAAATTATTAATAAAGAAGCCAACAAAATCGCAAACAATGAGAAAAATTTTTTCACAAAAATCCCTCCTTTTATTTATAATAACCCAGAAATGCAGTCGCGTATGCTTAGGAAAAAATCATGTACCCTATCCCACCTCCCTCACAGAATTTCTTTCAATTAGCTTAACCTCCATCCTTATGTTGTCGTGAGGTTCTTCGGGATTATCCATGCGCCATAGGAGCCTCTTTACAGCCTTTACTCCCATAAGCTCCTTGTTAACTCTTATAGTGGTCAAATGGGGTGTTACGATGTTACACAAGTCAATGTCATCAAAACCCACTACGGATATATCGTCAGGTACTTTTATGTCTAATATGCTTAAAGCGTTGTACAATGTTATGGCGGCGTTATCATTAGAACACACCCATGCAGAGGGAAGCTTATCCATTTTTGAAATGATGTTTGCCACTTCCCTATAATTCTTGCTTAAAACATATTGTTCCACATTTTCCACAACACAATACCCCGGATTTACATTTAACATTGGATCTACGATAAGTCCTGCATTCCTCATAGCCTCATTAAACCCTAACCATCTCTCCTTAAAGCTCAGCGAAAAATCTATCTCCCCAAAAAAACCTATCTCCTTGTGCCCCTTATCTATCAGGTATTTAGTAGCTATATATGAACCAGGTATATTTTGCGTCAATACCGCGTCGGTACTTATCGTAAATGACGCATGATCCACCAGCACAAGGGGAATGTTATAGCTAAGCAATGTTTTAAGGTATTCGTCCATTATGGTGCCTACAATTAAAATACCAGCAACTTTTCTGCTCTCTATACTAGAAGGCACTTGAAAATTATCTTTATTCATAAAGTTGACCAGCACATCATAATTGTTTTTCTTAGCTTCATTTTCAATGCCTAAAATCACCTTTGTGTAAAAGTACGTATCGCGAAAATTTCTCTCTTCAATCAAAATACATATGTTTTTTAAATGGTTCTTCACCATAAACGACGGATTTTCTTCAAAATAACCCATTTCGTCCGCCGTTTTTATCACGAGGTTTCTAGTATCTTCGCTAACTCCTACCTTGTCGTTTAAAGCCAAAGATACTGCATTTATCGATATGTTCAGCTTTTTTGCTATGTCTTTCATAGTGACTTTTTTTCTCTTAGTTGCTGCCAAATTTAAACACCCCAGTGCAACTGTTTTCCACATTTAATTATATTATTGTCTTATTTAAATATCAAGTGATTTTTACTTGAAACATCTGAGATTTTACTTGAATTTGCTTAACGTATAGGTAGTGTGGTATGGTGCAACTATTACAACAATAGGGTGTGTAACAGATGGTGCAACCAGTACAAATACAATTAGCCAGGTTTAACTTATGTAGTTCTCGGTTTATAGATATGAATTACTTATATAGCAATAAAAAAAGATTCCATTTATTATGGAACCTCTGGTTTTAAATAGAGCGGATGACGGGATTCGAACCCGCGATCCTCGGCTTGGGAAGCCGATGCTCTACCACTGAGCCACATCCGCGTAGACCTTGCCAGGAGTAAAGGGGGGGTGGGTATAAGGTCAAGGCCTCGACCTATTAGTACTTACCAGCTTAAAGCANNNNNNNNNNNNNNNNNNNNNNNNNNNNNNNNNNNNNNNNNNNNNNNNNNNNNNNNNNNNNNNNNNNNNNNNNNNNNNNNNNNNNNNNNNNNNNNNNNNNGCTCGACTTGCATGTGTTAGGCACGCCGCCAGCGTTCGTCCTGAGCCAGGATCAAACTCTCTTGTAAACTC
This window contains:
- a CDS encoding carbohydrate ABC transporter permease; this translates as MENSFKISGSIKRNRVATTVLSYIIIIAIAIVILIPFFWMLSTALKTNADIFQWPPVWIPKPLKWRNFIDAWNSVPFSKYLFNTLFIVALGMTAEIISETVVAYGFARFKFPGRDIIFFILLSTMMLPFHVTLIPTFIIWNKLGLVGQFDPLVLRAWTAWGPFYIFLLRQFFMGIPTELDDAAEIDGASPFQTFYYVLLPQLKTALVAVSIFAFKGYWNDFLGPLIYLTDMNKYTMNLGMYFFMGGVNEAPKWNYLMAMSIVIALPIIVLFFIAQRYFVEGISFTGLKE
- a CDS encoding LacI family DNA-binding transcriptional regulator encodes the protein MAATKRKKVTMKDIAKKLNISINAVSLALNDKVGVSEDTRNLVIKTADEMGYFEENPSFMVKNHLKNICILIEERNFRDTYFYTKVILGIENEAKKNNYDVLVNFMNKDNFQVPSSIESRKVAGILIVGTIMDEYLKTLLSYNIPLVLVDHASFTISTDAVLTQNIPGSYIATKYLIDKGHKEIGFFGEIDFSLSFKERWLGFNEAMRNAGLIVDPMLNVNPGYCVVENVEQYVLSKNYREVANIISKMDKLPSAWVCSNDNAAITLYNALSILDIKVPDDISVVGFDDIDLCNIVTPHLTTIRVNKELMGVKAVKRLLWRMDNPEEPHDNIRMEVKLIERNSVREVG
- a CDS encoding ABC transporter substrate-binding protein: MKKFFSLFAILLASLLIISGCSGGSSKSQNNVSQQKKEKVTIRLSTWAGADEAKELQGIIDKLNKKSDTYKIVQDSNPADYDTRLTTQLSGSSGPDLFWVSAQRAAQLAARGAMMDITDKLASSKDPAAKVSDYFDVALQPFKVNDRIYGLPWIEQPVVLYVNKDLFDKAGVPLPDETWNWDKFVEAAKKLTVDQNGKHPGESGFDAKNVKQWGFTLNGWPPVQMFVWQNGGDVIAPDFSTSPIDTPQAKAAFKFYADLVNSPMVPSQQIIKDRGFDTMFKDQQVAMFMGGAADNLENKVSFKCVVSEVPAGPTGKRATLVDVLGMGINAKTKNPDAAFQAFIDLTDAIHQWKVMPPRKSMVTLDNMKKLHPERAEAMPVIIKSMSYGRQYRYYENYPDWDNVFWTQLMDPIINNHGDPDKLIPVVKPQLDAKLPKK
- a CDS encoding carbohydrate ABC transporter permease, which produces MEGFAGTFERWLITPIILLLIGVAIYALLRRLGWKQREAIGFALISPWVVGFLIFTAFPLIYSFYLSFTDYRLFGTPKWVGLGNYIFLFTKDIEFWPSVRITLLYAFLTLPIGVIGSLLVAMLLNRKIKGIGVFRTIYYLPAVLPDVAVALLWRWLFNSESGLINYIAKPFLLLFGVQKPNWFGDPKFVLPAFIIMSIWGIFGTNTVVFLAALQEVPRSLYEVADLDGASPFKKFWNVTVPMISPVILLQIVMGMIGALQIFTVAMFVRPTTAAGKFMNQLVYERGFTQLHMGEASAIAWVLFTIILVLTLLVFKTTPAWVHYEGEIKR